One part of the Synergistaceae bacterium genome encodes these proteins:
- a CDS encoding NusG domain II-containing protein: MKRGDKVLSAIFLLLLSLTILVYTLRYCRPQNGLSVEVRSDGVLIKEIELNKNLTEEILIEYKNGKNIILIEEGRVAVISADCPDKDCIKRGWLKYKGDSSICLPNHLSIRLKGEAEVDAVTF, encoded by the coding sequence ATGAAACGCGGTGACAAGGTGCTATCTGCCATATTCTTGTTGCTTTTATCACTGACTATTCTTGTGTATACATTAAGATATTGTAGGCCTCAGAATGGTTTGAGTGTGGAAGTTCGTAGTGACGGAGTTTTAATTAAAGAAATAGAGCTAAACAAAAATTTGACTGAAGAAATTCTTATTGAATATAAAAACGGTAAAAATATCATACTTATAGAAGAGGGAAGAGTCGCAGTTATAAGTGCTGATTGTCCCGATAAGGATTGTATAAAACGTGGTTGGCTAAAATATAAAGGAGACTCCTCCATATGTCTTCCGAATCATCTTTCGATAAGGCTAAAAGGGGAAGCAGAAGTGGATGCGGTGACATTCTGA